One genomic segment of Hemibagrus wyckioides isolate EC202008001 linkage group LG08, SWU_Hwy_1.0, whole genome shotgun sequence includes these proteins:
- the g3bp1 gene encoding ras GTPase-activating protein-binding protein 1 isoform X2, which yields MVMEKPSAQLVGREFVRQYYTLLNQAPDYLHRFYGKNSSYVHGGLDNNGKPVEAVYGQSEIHKKVMALSFNDCHTKIRHVDAHATLNEGVVVQVMGELSNNMQPMRKFMQTFVLAPEGTVANKFYVHNDIFRYQDEVFGDSDSEPPEESEEEVEELEERVNSPEVQQEETAAFYEQSPCVEPEAPQEEASVTPEPQPEPEPELEPEAAAVELKQDSASQAEPLAVEKSPRAPPSPTPAESAATIPDENRPFSWALVTSKNLPQGGVVPASGIPPHVVKAPANQPRVEVKPEPQTTVQRPQRDQRPREQRPGPLPAQRAPRPGAREGESGEPEVRRVVRYPDSQQLFVGNVPHDVDRAELKEFFEQYGTVLELRINSGGKLPNFGFVVFDDSEPVQKILSNRPIKLRGDVRLNVEEKKTRSAREGERHIRPRGPGGPRDRIGGPRGPPPRGGMAQKPSFGAGRGAGSSEGRYTGPRQ from the exons ATGGTGATGGAGAAGCCAAGTGCCCAGCTTGTCGGGCGAGAGTTTGTCCGACAGTATTACACCCTTCTGAACCAGGCTCCTGACTACCTGCACAg gttTTATGGCAAGAATTCTTCCTATGTGCATGGTGGTTTGGACAACAATGGCAAACCTGTAGAAGCTGTCTACGGCCAGTCG GAAATCCACAAAAAGGTGATGGCTCTGAGCTTCAATGACTGCCACACCAAAATTAGGCATGTTGATGCGCATGCCACTCTGAATGAGGGGGTCGTAGTGCAGGTGATGGGAGAGCTGTCCAACAACATGCAGCCCATGAGGAAGTTCATGCAGACCTTTGTGTTGGCCCCAGAG GGCACTGTTGCAAACAAGTTCTACGTACACAATGACATCTTCCGCTATCAGGATGAAGTCTTTGGGGACTCGGACTCTGAACCTCCTGAGG AGTCtgaggaggaagtggaggagctggaggagaGGGTGAACTCGCCTGAGGTGCAGCAGGAAGAAACGGCTGCGTTTTATGAACAGAGTCCTTG TGTGGAACCAGAGGCTCCTCAGGAGGAGGCCTCTGTAACCCCAGAGCCCCAGCCTGAACCTGAGCCTGAGCTGGAGCCCGAGGCAGCTGCTGTGGAGCTGAAACAGGACTCAGCAAGCCAGGCTGAGCCCCTTGCTGTGGAGAAAAGTCCAAGAGCTCCTCCTTCACCTACCCCTGCTGAGTCTGCAGCCACCATACCAGATGAAAACCGG CCTTTCTCATGGGCTTTAGTCACCAGTAAGAATCTCCCCCAGGGAGGCGTGGTGCCAGCTTCAGGAATCCCCCCTCATGTAGTCAAAGCTCCAGCAAATCAG CCCAGAGTCGAAGTAAAACCAGAACCCCAGACCACTGTACAGAGACCTCAGAGAGACCAGAGACCACGTGAACAAAGACCAGGACCCCTCCCAGCACAGAGAGCTCCAAGGCCAGGAG caCGGGAAGGAGAAAGTGGAGAGCCTGAGGTGAGGCGGGTGGTCCGGTATCCTGACAGCCAGCAGCTCTTTGTAGGAAACGTGCCGCATGATGTGGACAGGGCTGAGCTGAAAGAGTTCTTTGAAC AGTATGGAACAGTCCTGGAGTTGAGGATCAACAGTGGTGGCAAGCTGCCCAACTTTGGATTTGTGGTTTTTGATGACTCTGAGCCTGTACAGAAGATCCTGAGCAATCGG CCCATTAAGCTCCGAGGAGATGTTCGTCTGAATGTGGAGGAAAAGAAAACGCGTTCAGCACGTGAAGGAGAACGGCACATCCGTCCCAGAGGCCCGGGAGGACCGCGGGACAGGATAGGAGGGCCGAGAGGCCCGCCTCCTCGAGGTGGCATGGCTCAGAAACCAAGTTTTGGTGCCGGGCGTGGTGCAGGCTCCAGCGAGGGGCGTTATACAGGACCACGCCAGTGA
- the g3bp1 gene encoding ras GTPase-activating protein-binding protein 1 isoform X1, giving the protein MVMEKPSAQLVGREFVRQYYTLLNQAPDYLHRFYGKNSSYVHGGLDNNGKPVEAVYGQSEIHKKVMALSFNDCHTKIRHVDAHATLNEGVVVQVMGELSNNMQPMRKFMQTFVLAPEGTVANKFYVHNDIFRYQDEVFGDSDSEPPEESEEEVEELEERVNSPEVQQEETAAFYEQSPCVEPEAPQEEASVTPEPQPEPEPELEPEAAAVELKQDSASQAEPLAVEKSPRAPPSPTPAESAATIPDENRPFSWALVTSKNLPQGGVVPASGIPPHVVKAPANQQPRVEVKPEPQTTVQRPQRDQRPREQRPGPLPAQRAPRPGAREGESGEPEVRRVVRYPDSQQLFVGNVPHDVDRAELKEFFEQYGTVLELRINSGGKLPNFGFVVFDDSEPVQKILSNRPIKLRGDVRLNVEEKKTRSAREGERHIRPRGPGGPRDRIGGPRGPPPRGGMAQKPSFGAGRGAGSSEGRYTGPRQ; this is encoded by the exons ATGGTGATGGAGAAGCCAAGTGCCCAGCTTGTCGGGCGAGAGTTTGTCCGACAGTATTACACCCTTCTGAACCAGGCTCCTGACTACCTGCACAg gttTTATGGCAAGAATTCTTCCTATGTGCATGGTGGTTTGGACAACAATGGCAAACCTGTAGAAGCTGTCTACGGCCAGTCG GAAATCCACAAAAAGGTGATGGCTCTGAGCTTCAATGACTGCCACACCAAAATTAGGCATGTTGATGCGCATGCCACTCTGAATGAGGGGGTCGTAGTGCAGGTGATGGGAGAGCTGTCCAACAACATGCAGCCCATGAGGAAGTTCATGCAGACCTTTGTGTTGGCCCCAGAG GGCACTGTTGCAAACAAGTTCTACGTACACAATGACATCTTCCGCTATCAGGATGAAGTCTTTGGGGACTCGGACTCTGAACCTCCTGAGG AGTCtgaggaggaagtggaggagctggaggagaGGGTGAACTCGCCTGAGGTGCAGCAGGAAGAAACGGCTGCGTTTTATGAACAGAGTCCTTG TGTGGAACCAGAGGCTCCTCAGGAGGAGGCCTCTGTAACCCCAGAGCCCCAGCCTGAACCTGAGCCTGAGCTGGAGCCCGAGGCAGCTGCTGTGGAGCTGAAACAGGACTCAGCAAGCCAGGCTGAGCCCCTTGCTGTGGAGAAAAGTCCAAGAGCTCCTCCTTCACCTACCCCTGCTGAGTCTGCAGCCACCATACCAGATGAAAACCGG CCTTTCTCATGGGCTTTAGTCACCAGTAAGAATCTCCCCCAGGGAGGCGTGGTGCCAGCTTCAGGAATCCCCCCTCATGTAGTCAAAGCTCCAGCAAATCAG CAGCCCAGAGTCGAAGTAAAACCAGAACCCCAGACCACTGTACAGAGACCTCAGAGAGACCAGAGACCACGTGAACAAAGACCAGGACCCCTCCCAGCACAGAGAGCTCCAAGGCCAGGAG caCGGGAAGGAGAAAGTGGAGAGCCTGAGGTGAGGCGGGTGGTCCGGTATCCTGACAGCCAGCAGCTCTTTGTAGGAAACGTGCCGCATGATGTGGACAGGGCTGAGCTGAAAGAGTTCTTTGAAC AGTATGGAACAGTCCTGGAGTTGAGGATCAACAGTGGTGGCAAGCTGCCCAACTTTGGATTTGTGGTTTTTGATGACTCTGAGCCTGTACAGAAGATCCTGAGCAATCGG CCCATTAAGCTCCGAGGAGATGTTCGTCTGAATGTGGAGGAAAAGAAAACGCGTTCAGCACGTGAAGGAGAACGGCACATCCGTCCCAGAGGCCCGGGAGGACCGCGGGACAGGATAGGAGGGCCGAGAGGCCCGCCTCCTCGAGGTGGCATGGCTCAGAAACCAAGTTTTGGTGCCGGGCGTGGTGCAGGCTCCAGCGAGGGGCGTTATACAGGACCACGCCAGTGA
- the g3bp1 gene encoding ras GTPase-activating protein-binding protein 1 isoform X3, whose translation MVMEKPSAQLVGREFVRQYYTLLNQAPDYLHRFYGKNSSYVHGGLDNNGKPVEAVYGQSEIHKKVMALSFNDCHTKIRHVDAHATLNEGVVVQVMGELSNNMQPMRKFMQTFVLAPEGTVANKFYVHNDIFRYQDEVFGDSDSEPPEESEEEVEELEERVNSPEVQQEETAAFYEQSPCVEPEAPQEEASVTPEPQPEPEPELEPEAAAVELKQDSASQAEPLAVEKSPRAPPSPTPAESAATIPDENRQPRVEVKPEPQTTVQRPQRDQRPREQRPGPLPAQRAPRPGAREGESGEPEVRRVVRYPDSQQLFVGNVPHDVDRAELKEFFEQYGTVLELRINSGGKLPNFGFVVFDDSEPVQKILSNRPIKLRGDVRLNVEEKKTRSAREGERHIRPRGPGGPRDRIGGPRGPPPRGGMAQKPSFGAGRGAGSSEGRYTGPRQ comes from the exons ATGGTGATGGAGAAGCCAAGTGCCCAGCTTGTCGGGCGAGAGTTTGTCCGACAGTATTACACCCTTCTGAACCAGGCTCCTGACTACCTGCACAg gttTTATGGCAAGAATTCTTCCTATGTGCATGGTGGTTTGGACAACAATGGCAAACCTGTAGAAGCTGTCTACGGCCAGTCG GAAATCCACAAAAAGGTGATGGCTCTGAGCTTCAATGACTGCCACACCAAAATTAGGCATGTTGATGCGCATGCCACTCTGAATGAGGGGGTCGTAGTGCAGGTGATGGGAGAGCTGTCCAACAACATGCAGCCCATGAGGAAGTTCATGCAGACCTTTGTGTTGGCCCCAGAG GGCACTGTTGCAAACAAGTTCTACGTACACAATGACATCTTCCGCTATCAGGATGAAGTCTTTGGGGACTCGGACTCTGAACCTCCTGAGG AGTCtgaggaggaagtggaggagctggaggagaGGGTGAACTCGCCTGAGGTGCAGCAGGAAGAAACGGCTGCGTTTTATGAACAGAGTCCTTG TGTGGAACCAGAGGCTCCTCAGGAGGAGGCCTCTGTAACCCCAGAGCCCCAGCCTGAACCTGAGCCTGAGCTGGAGCCCGAGGCAGCTGCTGTGGAGCTGAAACAGGACTCAGCAAGCCAGGCTGAGCCCCTTGCTGTGGAGAAAAGTCCAAGAGCTCCTCCTTCACCTACCCCTGCTGAGTCTGCAGCCACCATACCAGATGAAAACCGG CAGCCCAGAGTCGAAGTAAAACCAGAACCCCAGACCACTGTACAGAGACCTCAGAGAGACCAGAGACCACGTGAACAAAGACCAGGACCCCTCCCAGCACAGAGAGCTCCAAGGCCAGGAG caCGGGAAGGAGAAAGTGGAGAGCCTGAGGTGAGGCGGGTGGTCCGGTATCCTGACAGCCAGCAGCTCTTTGTAGGAAACGTGCCGCATGATGTGGACAGGGCTGAGCTGAAAGAGTTCTTTGAAC AGTATGGAACAGTCCTGGAGTTGAGGATCAACAGTGGTGGCAAGCTGCCCAACTTTGGATTTGTGGTTTTTGATGACTCTGAGCCTGTACAGAAGATCCTGAGCAATCGG CCCATTAAGCTCCGAGGAGATGTTCGTCTGAATGTGGAGGAAAAGAAAACGCGTTCAGCACGTGAAGGAGAACGGCACATCCGTCCCAGAGGCCCGGGAGGACCGCGGGACAGGATAGGAGGGCCGAGAGGCCCGCCTCCTCGAGGTGGCATGGCTCAGAAACCAAGTTTTGGTGCCGGGCGTGGTGCAGGCTCCAGCGAGGGGCGTTATACAGGACCACGCCAGTGA
- the g3bp1 gene encoding ras GTPase-activating protein-binding protein 1 isoform X4 — translation MVMEKPSAQLVGREFVRQYYTLLNQAPDYLHRFYGKNSSYVHGGLDNNGKPVEAVYGQSEIHKKVMALSFNDCHTKIRHVDAHATLNEGVVVQVMGELSNNMQPMRKFMQTFVLAPEGTVANKFYVHNDIFRYQDEVFGDSDSEPPEESEEEVEELEERVNSPEVQQEETAAFYEQSPCVEPEAPQEEASVTPEPQPEPEPELEPEAAAVELKQDSASQAEPLAVEKSPRAPPSPTPAESAATIPDENRPRVEVKPEPQTTVQRPQRDQRPREQRPGPLPAQRAPRPGAREGESGEPEVRRVVRYPDSQQLFVGNVPHDVDRAELKEFFEQYGTVLELRINSGGKLPNFGFVVFDDSEPVQKILSNRPIKLRGDVRLNVEEKKTRSAREGERHIRPRGPGGPRDRIGGPRGPPPRGGMAQKPSFGAGRGAGSSEGRYTGPRQ, via the exons ATGGTGATGGAGAAGCCAAGTGCCCAGCTTGTCGGGCGAGAGTTTGTCCGACAGTATTACACCCTTCTGAACCAGGCTCCTGACTACCTGCACAg gttTTATGGCAAGAATTCTTCCTATGTGCATGGTGGTTTGGACAACAATGGCAAACCTGTAGAAGCTGTCTACGGCCAGTCG GAAATCCACAAAAAGGTGATGGCTCTGAGCTTCAATGACTGCCACACCAAAATTAGGCATGTTGATGCGCATGCCACTCTGAATGAGGGGGTCGTAGTGCAGGTGATGGGAGAGCTGTCCAACAACATGCAGCCCATGAGGAAGTTCATGCAGACCTTTGTGTTGGCCCCAGAG GGCACTGTTGCAAACAAGTTCTACGTACACAATGACATCTTCCGCTATCAGGATGAAGTCTTTGGGGACTCGGACTCTGAACCTCCTGAGG AGTCtgaggaggaagtggaggagctggaggagaGGGTGAACTCGCCTGAGGTGCAGCAGGAAGAAACGGCTGCGTTTTATGAACAGAGTCCTTG TGTGGAACCAGAGGCTCCTCAGGAGGAGGCCTCTGTAACCCCAGAGCCCCAGCCTGAACCTGAGCCTGAGCTGGAGCCCGAGGCAGCTGCTGTGGAGCTGAAACAGGACTCAGCAAGCCAGGCTGAGCCCCTTGCTGTGGAGAAAAGTCCAAGAGCTCCTCCTTCACCTACCCCTGCTGAGTCTGCAGCCACCATACCAGATGAAAACCGG CCCAGAGTCGAAGTAAAACCAGAACCCCAGACCACTGTACAGAGACCTCAGAGAGACCAGAGACCACGTGAACAAAGACCAGGACCCCTCCCAGCACAGAGAGCTCCAAGGCCAGGAG caCGGGAAGGAGAAAGTGGAGAGCCTGAGGTGAGGCGGGTGGTCCGGTATCCTGACAGCCAGCAGCTCTTTGTAGGAAACGTGCCGCATGATGTGGACAGGGCTGAGCTGAAAGAGTTCTTTGAAC AGTATGGAACAGTCCTGGAGTTGAGGATCAACAGTGGTGGCAAGCTGCCCAACTTTGGATTTGTGGTTTTTGATGACTCTGAGCCTGTACAGAAGATCCTGAGCAATCGG CCCATTAAGCTCCGAGGAGATGTTCGTCTGAATGTGGAGGAAAAGAAAACGCGTTCAGCACGTGAAGGAGAACGGCACATCCGTCCCAGAGGCCCGGGAGGACCGCGGGACAGGATAGGAGGGCCGAGAGGCCCGCCTCCTCGAGGTGGCATGGCTCAGAAACCAAGTTTTGGTGCCGGGCGTGGTGCAGGCTCCAGCGAGGGGCGTTATACAGGACCACGCCAGTGA